A part of Variovorax sp. HW608 genomic DNA contains:
- a CDS encoding alpha/beta hydrolase, which yields MSALTPKMANVIERMARAKRPPLHALTPAEARAAYEKGADVLEVPKPQLARVEDFLLPARDGHALPARLYAPSNGLLPAMMFFHGGGFTVGSIATHDILCRVLSEKSGCAVLSLDYRLAPEHKFPTASNDAWDALSHLAANAARFGLDGTRIAVGGDSAGGTLAAVCAILARDAGLPLALQMLIYPGTTSHQDTDSHLRFSTGPLLGEALISYFFAQYVNSKSDRDDWRFAPLNADDVEGVAPAWIGLAECDPVVDEGVAYADKLRASGVPVDLEIYRGVIHEFVKMGRAIPEALQAHADAARALREALQPATEP from the coding sequence ATGAGCGCACTCACCCCCAAGATGGCCAACGTGATCGAGCGCATGGCGCGCGCCAAGCGCCCGCCGCTCCACGCGCTGACGCCGGCAGAGGCCCGCGCCGCCTACGAGAAGGGCGCCGACGTGCTCGAAGTGCCCAAGCCGCAGCTCGCGCGCGTCGAGGATTTCCTGCTTCCCGCGCGCGACGGCCATGCGCTGCCGGCGCGGCTCTATGCGCCCTCGAACGGGCTCTTGCCCGCGATGATGTTCTTCCATGGCGGCGGCTTCACCGTCGGCAGCATCGCGACGCACGACATCCTGTGCCGCGTGCTGAGCGAGAAGAGCGGCTGCGCGGTGCTTTCGCTGGATTACCGGCTCGCCCCGGAGCACAAGTTCCCGACCGCGTCGAACGATGCCTGGGATGCGCTCTCGCACCTGGCGGCGAACGCGGCGCGATTCGGGCTCGACGGCACGCGCATCGCGGTCGGCGGCGACAGCGCGGGCGGCACGCTGGCCGCGGTGTGCGCCATCCTCGCGCGCGACGCGGGCTTGCCCCTCGCCCTGCAGATGCTCATCTATCCGGGCACCACTTCGCACCAGGACACCGATTCGCACCTGCGCTTTTCCACCGGGCCGCTGCTCGGCGAGGCGCTCATCAGCTACTTCTTCGCCCAGTACGTCAATTCGAAATCCGATCGCGACGACTGGCGCTTCGCGCCGCTGAATGCCGACGACGTGGAAGGCGTCGCGCCGGCCTGGATCGGCCTGGCCGAATGCGACCCGGTGGTGGACGAGGGCGTCGCCTATGCCGACAAGCTGCGCGCCTCGGGCGTGCCGGTCGATCTCGAGATCTACCGCGGCGTGATCCACGAATTCGTCAAGATGGGCCGCGCCATCCCCGAAGCGCTGCAGGCGCACGCCGACGCCGCGCGCGCACTCCGGGAAGCCCTGCAACCCGCCACAGAACCATGA
- a CDS encoding iron-containing alcohol dehydrogenase — protein MALIQYLTQIQFDFGAIQLLQSECERVGITRPLVVTDAGVRAVGILQKALDALGGLPAAVFDQTPSNPTEAAVRAAAAIYRDQRCDGLVAVGGGSAIDCAKGVAIAATHEGPLKTYATIEGGSPKITDRVAPLIAIPTTSGTGSEVARGAIVIVDDHRKLGFHSWFLMPKAAICDPELTLGLPPKLTAATGMDAIAHCMETFMSAAFNPPADGIALDGLERAWGHIERATRDGSDREARLNLMSASMQGAMAFQKGLGCVHSLSHSLGGIDPRLHHGTLNALFLPAVIQFNSGAESVRKEQRLQRMAQAMHLDSPGDLGGAIHDMNARLGLPKGLAEVGVTADMFEKIIDGAMVDHCHKTNPRLATREDYRQMLEASM, from the coding sequence ATGGCTCTCATCCAATACCTCACACAGATCCAGTTCGATTTCGGCGCCATCCAGCTGCTGCAGAGCGAATGCGAGCGCGTCGGCATCACACGGCCGCTGGTCGTGACCGATGCCGGGGTGCGCGCCGTGGGCATCCTGCAGAAGGCGCTCGATGCGCTCGGCGGCCTGCCTGCCGCGGTGTTCGACCAGACGCCCTCCAACCCGACCGAGGCCGCCGTGCGCGCCGCCGCCGCGATCTACCGCGACCAGCGCTGCGACGGCCTGGTCGCCGTGGGTGGCGGCTCCGCCATCGACTGCGCCAAGGGCGTGGCGATCGCGGCGACGCACGAAGGCCCGCTCAAGACCTACGCCACCATCGAGGGCGGCTCGCCGAAGATCACCGACCGCGTGGCGCCGCTGATCGCCATCCCCACCACCAGCGGCACCGGCAGCGAGGTCGCACGCGGCGCGATCGTCATCGTGGACGACCACCGCAAGCTCGGCTTCCACAGCTGGTTCCTGATGCCCAAGGCCGCGATCTGCGACCCCGAGCTCACGCTCGGCCTGCCGCCGAAGCTCACCGCCGCCACCGGCATGGACGCGATCGCGCACTGCATGGAGACCTTCATGTCGGCCGCCTTCAATCCGCCGGCCGACGGCATCGCGCTCGACGGCCTGGAGCGCGCCTGGGGCCACATCGAACGCGCCACCCGGGACGGCAGCGACCGCGAGGCGCGCCTCAATCTCATGAGCGCCTCGATGCAGGGCGCGATGGCCTTCCAGAAGGGCCTGGGCTGCGTGCATTCGCTGAGCCATAGCCTCGGCGGCATCGATCCGCGGCTGCACCATGGCACGCTCAACGCCCTCTTCCTGCCGGCGGTGATCCAGTTCAACTCCGGGGCCGAGTCGGTGCGCAAGGAGCAGCGGCTGCAGCGCATGGCGCAGGCGATGCACCTCGACTCGCCCGGCGATCTCGGCGGCGCGATCCACGACATGAACGCGCGCCTCGGCCTGCCGAAGGGCCTGGCTGAAGTGGGCGTCACGGCGGACATGTTCGAGAAGATCATCGACGGCGCGATGGTCGACCACTGCCACAAGACCAATCCCCGGCTCGCCACGCGCGAGGATTACCGGCAGATGCTCGAAGCCTCGATGTAG
- the nthA gene encoding nitrile hydratase subunit alpha: MAHDHHPHDHGHEEHSELGEMDLRVRALETVLTEKGYIDPAALDVLIDTYQTKIGPRNGARVVAKAWADPAFHDWLLKDATAAIASLGYTGRQGEHMVALANTGEQHHMVVCTLCSCYPWPVLGLPPTWYKSAPYRSRAVKDPRGVLAEFGVELPASTRIRVWDSTAEVRYLVIPQRPAGTDGWSEDALAGLVTRDSMIGTGLARTPGGAE; encoded by the coding sequence ATGGCACACGACCACCACCCTCACGATCACGGCCACGAGGAGCACAGCGAGCTCGGCGAGATGGACCTGCGGGTCCGCGCGCTCGAAACCGTGCTGACGGAAAAGGGCTATATCGACCCGGCTGCGCTCGACGTGCTCATCGACACCTACCAGACCAAGATCGGCCCGCGCAACGGCGCCCGCGTCGTCGCGAAGGCCTGGGCCGATCCGGCGTTCCATGACTGGCTGCTGAAGGACGCGACAGCCGCGATCGCCTCGCTCGGCTACACCGGCCGCCAGGGCGAGCACATGGTGGCGCTGGCCAACACCGGCGAGCAGCACCACATGGTGGTCTGCACGCTGTGCAGCTGCTATCCATGGCCGGTGCTCGGCCTGCCGCCCACCTGGTACAAGAGCGCGCCCTACCGCTCGCGCGCGGTGAAGGACCCGCGCGGCGTGCTGGCCGAGTTCGGCGTCGAGTTGCCCGCATCGACCCGCATCCGCGTCTGGGACTCGACCGCCGAAGTGCGCTATCTCGTGATCCCGCAACGCCCGGCCGGGACCGACGGCTGGAGCGAAGACGCGCTCGCCGGACTCGTCACGCGCGATTCGATGATCGGCACCGGCCTCGCCCGCACACCGGGAGGCGCGGAATGA
- the nthB gene encoding nitrile hydratase subunit beta translates to MTYTSHADLGGRNMPGRIVPEPEDERFHANWEARVLALTLAMGGTGSWNIDASRSARETLPDYARMSYYQIWLAALEKLMAERSQVMADEIAAGHMLHPPQPVKRVLHAADVPAVLAKGTSVERPATEPARFAEGQRVRTRAGHVDHHTRLPAYVAGKIGTIAHRHGMHVFADAHAQGLGEQPQWLYTVVFAGEDLWGPGSEPGLSVSVDAWESYLEAVE, encoded by the coding sequence ATGACCTACACCAGCCACGCCGACCTCGGCGGCAGGAACATGCCCGGCCGCATCGTGCCGGAGCCCGAGGACGAGCGCTTCCACGCGAACTGGGAAGCGCGCGTGCTCGCCCTGACGCTCGCCATGGGCGGCACCGGCTCGTGGAACATCGACGCCAGCCGCAGCGCGCGCGAGACGCTGCCGGACTACGCGCGGATGAGCTACTACCAGATCTGGCTCGCCGCGCTCGAGAAGCTCATGGCCGAACGATCGCAGGTCATGGCCGACGAAATCGCGGCCGGCCACATGCTGCATCCGCCGCAACCGGTGAAACGCGTGCTGCACGCGGCCGATGTTCCCGCAGTGCTCGCCAAGGGCACGAGCGTCGAGCGCCCCGCCACCGAGCCGGCGCGCTTCGCCGAGGGTCAGCGGGTGCGCACCCGCGCCGGTCACGTCGATCACCACACTCGCCTGCCCGCCTATGTGGCGGGCAAGATCGGCACCATCGCGCACCGGCACGGCATGCATGTCTTCGCCGATGCGCATGCGCAGGGCTTGGGCGAGCAGCCGCAGTGGCTCTACACGGTCGTCTTCGCGGGCGAGGATCTCTGGGGACCGGGGTCGGAGCCCGGCCTCAGCGTGTCGGTCGATGCGTGGGAAAGCTACCTGGAGGCCGTCGAGTGA
- a CDS encoding nitrile hydratase accessory protein: protein MPTNDGAEPVFREPWEAHAFALAVTLHQQGLFTWPEWADALARQITAAQAAGDADRGDTYYRHWLAALEALVAAKGASTAGELARYRDAWDRAADRTPHGQPIELRAHDFG, encoded by the coding sequence ATGCCGACGAACGATGGCGCGGAGCCAGTCTTTCGCGAGCCGTGGGAGGCGCACGCCTTCGCGCTGGCCGTGACGCTGCATCAGCAAGGGTTGTTCACCTGGCCCGAATGGGCCGATGCACTCGCACGCCAGATCACCGCCGCGCAAGCCGCCGGCGACGCGGATCGCGGCGACACCTACTACCGGCACTGGCTGGCCGCACTCGAAGCGCTGGTCGCGGCCAAGGGCGCGAGCACGGCAGGCGAGCTCGCGCGCTACCGCGACGCCTGGGACCGCGCGGCCGACCGCACGCCGCACGGCCAGCCGATCGAGCTGCGCGCACACGATTTCGGCTGA
- a CDS encoding MAPEG family protein, whose translation MHIVWLYAALLALLFFGLSFRTLTLRRRLRIVIGDAGNERMLRAMRVHSNFAEYVPLNLLLMYFVASTAVQPWFLHALGICILLGRVLHAVGVSQVRERYAFRVAGMALTFTPMVASALRLLAAYGRQAGG comes from the coding sequence ATGCACATCGTCTGGCTCTATGCCGCCCTGCTCGCGCTGCTGTTCTTCGGCCTGAGCTTCCGCACGCTGACCCTGCGGCGACGCCTGCGCATCGTGATCGGCGACGCGGGCAACGAGCGCATGCTGCGCGCGATGCGCGTGCATTCGAACTTCGCGGAATACGTGCCGCTCAATCTGCTGCTGATGTACTTCGTTGCGTCGACGGCTGTGCAACCGTGGTTCCTGCATGCGCTGGGCATCTGCATCCTGCTCGGGCGCGTGCTGCATGCGGTGGGCGTGAGCCAGGTCAGGGAGCGCTATGCCTTCCGCGTGGCCGGCATGGCCCTGACCTTCACGCCGATGGTCGCGTCGGCGCTGCGACTGCTCGCGGCCTACGGCCGGCAGGCAGGCGGCTGA
- a CDS encoding phospholipase has translation MKALRIYAGPAAREHIASNGLAPQDVRTIPGAAGGPKGLILGPIDRFLFGDWLPQSTQPVDLVGASIGAWRLANACLHDAKHAFEQFEQGYIHQHFEVPPGQKRLTARQVSAQFGEGLRDFYGGRIDEVLRHSRFRLHVITARGRHILGREGRARTPVGYLGAFIANSVHRRSLGAWLERVVFSTPGALLPFGTRDFRTRQVELIPGNFELALQASCSIPFMLEAVHDIPGAPRGAYWDGGITDYHLHLDYVNADGIVLYPHFQKAVVPGWLDKGLKWRHKATGFLDRTVVLAPSPEWVQSLPNGKLPDRNDFVRYGNDVQARARAWSTAAKESERLADEFAEFLRRGSAGDVLPL, from the coding sequence ATGAAGGCGCTTCGCATCTATGCCGGGCCGGCCGCCCGCGAACACATCGCTTCGAACGGCCTCGCGCCGCAGGACGTGCGCACCATTCCCGGTGCGGCCGGCGGACCGAAGGGCTTGATCCTCGGGCCGATCGACCGCTTCCTGTTCGGCGACTGGCTGCCGCAGTCGACGCAGCCGGTCGACCTGGTCGGCGCATCGATCGGCGCCTGGCGGCTCGCCAACGCCTGCCTGCACGATGCAAAGCACGCCTTCGAGCAGTTCGAGCAGGGCTACATCCACCAGCACTTCGAAGTGCCGCCGGGCCAGAAGCGGCTGACGGCGCGGCAGGTCAGCGCACAGTTCGGCGAAGGGCTGCGCGACTTCTATGGCGGGCGCATCGACGAGGTCCTGCGCCATTCGCGCTTCCGCCTGCATGTGATCACCGCGCGCGGCCGGCACATCCTGGGCCGCGAGGGGCGGGCGCGCACGCCGGTCGGCTATCTCGGCGCGTTCATCGCCAACAGCGTGCATCGCCGGAGCCTCGGCGCATGGCTGGAGCGCGTGGTGTTCTCCACGCCGGGCGCGCTGCTGCCTTTCGGCACGCGCGATTTCCGCACCCGGCAGGTCGAGCTGATCCCGGGCAACTTCGAGCTCGCGCTGCAGGCCTCGTGCTCGATCCCGTTCATGCTCGAAGCGGTGCACGACATTCCGGGCGCGCCGCGTGGCGCGTACTGGGATGGCGGCATCACCGACTACCACCTGCATCTCGACTACGTGAACGCGGACGGCATCGTGCTGTATCCGCATTTCCAGAAGGCGGTGGTGCCGGGCTGGCTCGACAAGGGCCTGAAGTGGCGGCACAAGGCCACCGGTTTCCTCGATCGCACGGTGGTGCTCGCGCCCAGTCCCGAATGGGTGCAGAGCCTCCCCAACGGCAAGCTGCCCGACCGCAACGACTTCGTGCGCTACGGCAACGATGTGCAGGCGCGCGCCAGGGCCTGGAGCACCGCCGCGAAGGAATCCGAGCGGCTCGCGGATGAGTTCGCCGAGTTCCTGCGACGCGGCAGCGCGGGCGACGTCCTGCCCCTGTGA
- a CDS encoding Tex family protein, with protein sequence MQKIIRQLAAEIKVGEHQVKAAVELLDGGATVPFIARYRKEATNGLDDTQLRELEARLSYLRELEDRRAAVIKSIDEQGKLTPELRAAIEAAPTKQEVEDLYLPFKQKRRTKGQIAREFGIEPLADKLLADPTLDPAVEAKAFLQPATTLDDGKPGPDFSTVPAVLDGVRDILSERWAEDAALVQNLRQWLWSEGLFKSSLMAGKDENNAEVAKFRDYFDYDEPIGRVPSHRALAVFRGRAQEILDAKLALPVEPEPGKPSIAEGKIALHLGWSHSGRAADDLIRKCVAWTWRVKLALSTERDLFTRLREDAEKVAIKVFADNLRDLLLAAPAGQRVVMGLDPGIRTGVKVAVVDATGKLVETATVFPHEPRKDWEGSLHTLGKLCARHSVNLIAIGNGTASRETDKLAADLIKLLAKMSAQAGAGPQQIEKVVVSEAGASVYSASEFAAQEMPDVDVSLRGAASIARRLQDPLAELVKIDPKSIGVGQYQHDVNQSELARTLSAVVEDCVNSVGVDLNTASVPLLSRVSGLSSSVAKAVVRWREANGAFASRQQLLDVTGFGAKTFEQSAGFLRIRGGANPLDMTGVHPETYPVVEQMIEKTGKPVAELMGRADMLKTLKPELFANEKFGVITVKDILGELEKPGRDPRPDFKVARFNEGVEDITDLVEGMVLEGTVSNVAQFGAFVDLGVHQDGLVHVSQLSHKFVGDAREVVKTGDIVKVKVMEVDVARKRIGLTMKLDAAPSRRDGPRENRFEGAGRGYQQGSRRDNSPQPAGQMANAFAKLQGLRK encoded by the coding sequence ATGCAGAAAATCATTCGCCAGCTCGCCGCCGAGATCAAGGTCGGCGAGCACCAGGTGAAGGCCGCCGTCGAGCTGCTCGACGGGGGCGCCACCGTGCCCTTCATCGCCCGCTACCGCAAGGAGGCGACCAACGGCCTCGACGACACCCAGCTGCGCGAGCTCGAAGCGCGCCTTTCGTACCTGCGCGAACTCGAGGACCGCCGCGCCGCGGTGATCAAGAGCATCGATGAGCAGGGCAAGCTCACGCCCGAGTTGCGCGCCGCGATCGAGGCCGCGCCGACCAAGCAGGAGGTCGAGGACCTGTACCTGCCGTTCAAGCAGAAGCGCCGCACCAAGGGGCAGATCGCGCGCGAGTTCGGCATCGAGCCGCTGGCCGACAAGCTGCTGGCCGACCCGACGCTCGACCCGGCGGTCGAGGCCAAGGCCTTCCTGCAGCCGGCCACCACGCTCGACGACGGCAAGCCGGGCCCCGATTTCTCGACCGTGCCGGCCGTGCTCGACGGCGTGCGCGACATCCTCTCCGAGCGCTGGGCCGAGGACGCCGCGCTGGTGCAGAACCTGCGCCAATGGCTGTGGAGCGAAGGCCTCTTCAAGTCGAGCCTGATGGCGGGCAAGGACGAGAACAACGCCGAAGTCGCCAAGTTCCGCGACTACTTCGACTACGACGAGCCGATCGGCCGCGTGCCTTCGCATCGCGCGCTGGCGGTGTTCCGCGGCCGCGCGCAGGAAATCCTCGATGCCAAGCTGGCGCTGCCGGTCGAGCCCGAACCGGGCAAGCCGTCGATCGCCGAAGGCAAGATCGCGCTGCACCTCGGATGGAGCCACTCGGGCCGCGCGGCGGACGACCTGATCCGCAAGTGCGTCGCGTGGACCTGGCGCGTGAAGCTCGCGCTCTCGACCGAGCGCGACCTGTTCACCCGTCTGCGCGAGGACGCCGAGAAGGTCGCGATCAAGGTCTTCGCCGACAACCTGCGCGATCTGCTGCTGGCCGCGCCGGCCGGCCAGCGCGTGGTGATGGGCCTCGATCCCGGCATCCGCACCGGCGTGAAGGTCGCGGTGGTCGATGCCACCGGCAAGCTGGTGGAGACCGCGACCGTGTTCCCGCACGAGCCGCGCAAGGACTGGGAAGGCTCCCTGCACACGCTCGGCAAGCTGTGCGCCAGGCACAGCGTGAACCTGATCGCGATCGGCAACGGCACCGCGAGCCGGGAGACCGACAAGCTGGCCGCCGACCTCATCAAGCTGCTGGCGAAGATGAGCGCGCAGGCTGGCGCAGGACCGCAGCAGATCGAGAAAGTGGTGGTGAGCGAGGCCGGCGCCTCGGTCTACTCCGCGAGCGAATTCGCGGCGCAGGAAATGCCCGACGTGGACGTGAGCCTGCGCGGCGCGGCGAGCATCGCGCGCCGCCTGCAGGACCCGCTGGCCGAACTCGTGAAGATCGACCCCAAGTCGATCGGCGTCGGCCAGTACCAGCACGACGTGAACCAGAGCGAACTCGCGCGCACCTTGAGCGCGGTGGTCGAGGACTGCGTGAACTCGGTCGGCGTCGACCTCAACACCGCGAGCGTGCCGCTGCTGTCGCGCGTCTCGGGTCTTTCGTCGAGCGTGGCCAAGGCGGTGGTGCGCTGGCGCGAAGCCAACGGCGCCTTCGCGAGCCGGCAGCAGTTGCTGGACGTGACCGGCTTCGGCGCCAAGACCTTCGAGCAGAGCGCGGGCTTCCTGCGCATCCGCGGCGGCGCCAATCCGCTGGACATGACCGGCGTGCACCCCGAGACCTACCCGGTCGTCGAGCAGATGATCGAGAAGACCGGCAAGCCGGTCGCCGAGCTGATGGGCCGCGCGGACATGCTCAAGACGCTCAAGCCCGAGCTGTTCGCGAACGAGAAGTTCGGCGTCATCACGGTCAAGGACATCCTCGGCGAGCTGGAAAAGCCCGGACGCGATCCGCGCCCCGACTTCAAGGTCGCGCGCTTCAACGAAGGCGTGGAAGACATCACCGACCTCGTGGAGGGCATGGTGCTCGAAGGCACAGTGAGCAACGTGGCGCAGTTCGGCGCCTTCGTCGACCTCGGCGTGCACCAGGACGGCCTCGTGCACGTGAGCCAGCTCTCGCACAAGTTCGTGGGCGATGCGCGCGAGGTCGTGAAGACCGGCGACATCGTCAAGGTCAAGGTGATGGAAGTCGACGTGGCGCGCAAGCGCATCGGCCTCACGATGAAGCTCGACGCCGCACCTTCGCGTCGCGACGGTCCGCGCGAGAACCGCTTCGAGGGGGCAGGGCGCGGCTACCAGCAGGGCTCGCGCCGCGACAACTCGCCGCAGCCGGCCGGCCAGATGGCCAATGCCTTCGCCAAGCTGCAAGGGCTGCGCAAGTAG
- a CDS encoding DUF2239 family protein, which translates to MSSSSESRLTAFAGFRRIASGPRAKVIAQVRKQCAHSGQAQPFVFDDSTGERLDIDLREGASPAPAATAQDPAARGVGRPRLGVVAREVTLLPRHWEWLGRQPGGASVALRRLIDEARHVHADRDAQRAAREATYRFMSAIAGDLPCFEEAARALFAGDRARFDAHIATWPEDVQAHLHKLAAAAWSAAA; encoded by the coding sequence ATGTCTTCTTCCTCCGAATCCCGACTCACGGCCTTCGCCGGCTTCCGGCGCATCGCGTCCGGCCCGCGTGCCAAGGTCATCGCCCAGGTGCGCAAGCAATGCGCGCATTCCGGCCAGGCGCAGCCCTTCGTATTCGACGACAGCACCGGCGAACGGCTCGACATCGACCTTCGCGAAGGCGCCTCGCCGGCCCCGGCCGCCACGGCACAGGATCCCGCCGCGCGCGGCGTCGGCCGGCCCAGGCTCGGCGTGGTCGCGCGCGAAGTGACGCTGCTGCCGCGCCACTGGGAATGGCTCGGCCGCCAGCCCGGTGGCGCCTCGGTCGCCCTGCGGCGCCTGATCGACGAGGCACGCCACGTGCACGCGGATCGCGATGCGCAGCGCGCCGCGCGCGAAGCCACCTATCGCTTCATGAGCGCCATCGCCGGCGATCTGCCCTGCTTCGAGGAGGCGGCCCGCGCGCTCTTTGCCGGCGATCGTGCGCGTTTCGATGCCCACATCGCGACCTGGCCCGAAGACGTCCAGGCGCATCTGCACAAGCTCGCCGCCGCGGCCTGGAGTGCCGCGGCATGA
- a CDS encoding MATE family efflux transporter, whose product MAARPLWKTFLIFLAPMLLSNILQSLSGTLNNVFLGQMIGVGALAAVSGFFPVMFFFIAFTIGLGAGASVLIGQAWGAREPDKARAVAGTTLTVGVLFGLCVALFGGAFTEPMLRMLGTPPDILADATRYARIILIAMPGLFVFLLSTAMLRGVGDTVTPLYTLMISTLIGLVITPSLIRGWFGLPQMGVASGACATVVSFVVATTWLAFHLRRKKSPLAPDADFVRHLRVRPALLKAVLKVGVPTGVQMIVVSLAELALLSFVNTYGSDATAAYGAVNQVVAYVQFPAISIAITASILGAQAIGAGRTDRLGAITRTALLMNLVLTGALVVLGYLFSRALMGFFITSDPVIEVAQTLLHIMLWSTVIFGMGSALSGIMRASGSVLVPTSISIFCIALIEVPVAWWMSHRIGLNGIWIAYPVAFTAMLTMQACYYRFVWRKKTIRRLI is encoded by the coding sequence ATGGCCGCGCGGCCGCTGTGGAAGACCTTCCTGATCTTCCTGGCGCCGATGCTGCTCAGCAACATCCTGCAGTCGCTGTCGGGCACGCTCAACAACGTCTTTCTCGGGCAGATGATCGGCGTCGGCGCGCTGGCGGCGGTGTCGGGCTTCTTTCCGGTGATGTTCTTCTTCATCGCCTTCACGATCGGGCTCGGCGCCGGCGCTTCGGTGCTGATCGGCCAGGCCTGGGGCGCGCGCGAGCCGGACAAGGCGCGCGCCGTCGCCGGCACCACGCTGACGGTGGGCGTGCTGTTCGGCCTGTGCGTGGCGCTGTTCGGCGGCGCGTTCACCGAGCCGATGCTGCGCATGCTCGGCACGCCGCCCGACATCCTGGCCGATGCGACGCGCTACGCGCGGATCATCCTGATCGCGATGCCGGGCCTGTTCGTGTTCCTGCTCTCCACCGCGATGCTGCGCGGTGTCGGCGACACGGTCACGCCGCTCTACACGCTGATGATCTCGACCTTGATCGGCCTGGTCATCACGCCCTCGCTGATCCGCGGCTGGTTCGGCCTGCCGCAGATGGGCGTAGCGAGCGGCGCGTGCGCGACGGTCGTCTCCTTCGTGGTCGCGACGACCTGGCTGGCCTTCCACCTGCGGCGCAAGAAGAGCCCGCTCGCGCCCGATGCCGATTTCGTGCGGCATCTGCGGGTGCGCCCGGCGCTGCTCAAGGCGGTGCTCAAGGTCGGCGTGCCGACCGGCGTGCAGATGATCGTGGTGTCGCTGGCCGAGCTCGCGCTGCTCTCGTTCGTGAACACCTACGGCTCCGACGCGACCGCCGCGTACGGGGCGGTGAACCAGGTGGTCGCATACGTGCAGTTCCCTGCGATCTCGATCGCGATCACCGCCTCGATCCTCGGCGCGCAGGCCATCGGCGCGGGCCGCACCGACCGCCTCGGCGCGATCACGCGCACCGCGCTCTTGATGAACCTCGTGCTCACCGGCGCGCTGGTGGTGCTGGGCTATCTCTTCTCGCGTGCGCTGATGGGCTTCTTCATCACCAGCGACCCGGTGATCGAGGTCGCGCAGACGCTGCTGCACATCATGCTGTGGAGCACCGTGATCTTCGGCATGGGCTCGGCGCTGTCGGGGATCATGCGCGCCAGCGGCTCGGTGCTGGTGCCGACCAGCATCTCGATCTTCTGCATCGCCCTGATCGAGGTGCCGGTGGCCTGGTGGATGAGCCACCGCATCGGCCTCAACGGCATCTGGATCGCGTACCCGGTGGCCTTCACGGCGATGCTGACGATGCAGGCCTGCTATTACCGCTTCGTCTGGCGCAAGAAGACCATCCGGCGCTTGATCTGA